One stretch of Bordetella avium DNA includes these proteins:
- a CDS encoding metallophosphoesterase — MRIQLLSDIHLEANPDFEFSPAPGADVLVLAGDIGSYQAGSQLPGDDFGLGRFMAARPPAVIFVPGNHEFDGLAYQAATERMRAVCERLNIYWLERETLVLDGVRFAGATLWTDFEALAITQKTETLRRQQLEKAYRAANFYLSKNTTLDNEGQPMLAEALRELGLQSQAWLRRTLAQPFDGPTVAITHFAPSLRSADPRYGLTPGTAGFCNALDDLLAQADLWLHGHLHCPHDYVVQDPATGRRCRVVANPLGYRRKGEQKHFLPHCVIEVPDRRPD, encoded by the coding sequence ATGCGCATCCAACTGCTCTCCGACATTCATCTCGAGGCCAACCCGGACTTCGAGTTTTCGCCCGCTCCGGGGGCTGACGTACTGGTCCTGGCCGGTGACATCGGCTCTTATCAGGCCGGATCACAGCTGCCCGGCGATGATTTCGGTCTAGGGCGTTTCATGGCGGCGCGTCCGCCTGCTGTCATCTTCGTGCCGGGCAATCATGAATTCGACGGCCTAGCTTATCAAGCCGCGACCGAACGCATGCGCGCGGTCTGCGAACGGCTGAACATCTATTGGCTGGAACGCGAAACCCTGGTGCTCGACGGCGTGCGTTTTGCTGGCGCTACGCTATGGACGGACTTCGAGGCCTTGGCTATCACGCAAAAGACCGAGACCCTGCGCCGCCAGCAATTGGAAAAGGCCTATCGCGCGGCCAACTTCTACCTGAGCAAGAACACCACGCTGGATAATGAAGGGCAGCCCATGCTGGCCGAAGCGCTGCGTGAACTGGGCCTGCAAAGCCAGGCATGGCTGCGCCGAACCCTGGCGCAGCCCTTTGACGGGCCGACCGTCGCGATCACCCATTTCGCCCCCAGCTTGCGCAGCGCCGATCCGCGCTATGGCCTGACACCGGGCACGGCCGGTTTTTGCAATGCCCTCGATGATTTACTCGCGCAGGCGGATCTATGGCTGCACGGCCACCTGCACTGCCCCCATGACTATGTCGTGCAAGACCCGGCCACCGGGCGCCGCTGCCGCGTCGTCGCCAATCCGCTGGGTTATCGCCGCAAAGGCGAGCAAAAGCACTTTCTGCCTCATTGCGTGATCGAGGTCCCCGACAGACGGCCAGATTGA